From Armatimonadota bacterium, one genomic window encodes:
- a CDS encoding iron-sulfur cluster assembly accessory protein: MAITQDPITLTPAAAERLRDLLAQEAPGTALRLFVTRGGCSGYSYGMTLDTEVQPGDQVVEQHGVRLLVDALAARLLRGAEIDYHRSVMGEGFAVRNPNAVATCGCGHSFTTAEDPGQAEPCGEDGRGC, from the coding sequence ATGGCCATCACCCAGGATCCGATCACGCTGACGCCCGCCGCCGCCGAGCGGCTGCGGGACCTGCTGGCCCAGGAGGCGCCCGGGACGGCTCTGCGGCTCTTCGTCACCCGCGGCGGGTGCTCGGGGTACTCCTACGGGATGACGCTCGACACCGAGGTCCAGCCCGGCGACCAGGTGGTCGAGCAGCACGGGGTGCGCCTCCTGGTGGACGCGCTGGCCGCGCGCCTGCTGCGGGGGGCCGAGATCGACTACCACCGCTCGGTGATGGGTGAGGGGTTTGCGGTGCGCAACCCCAACGCGGTGGCCACCTGCGGGTGCGGCCACTCCTTCACCACGGCGGAGGACCCCGGGCAGGCCGAACCCTGCGGGGAGGACGGGCGCGGCTGCTGA
- a CDS encoding NAD(P)/FAD-dependent oxidoreductase: MDDLFDVTIIGAGPTGLFAAYYAGFRSLRTKIVDSQPDLGGQITALYPDKYIYDVAGFPKILGKDLVRNLVEQAMQYNPEVLLNEQIQTVEDVGDRALALRSDGRVHYTKVAIITAGIGAFTPKTFKRPELDRYMGKGLYYAVKNKEDFRDKRLLVIGGGDSALDWALGLIPYARQITLIHRRDQFRAHEDSVRKLFDSPITVRLFYELKELRGDDQVREAVIFDNRTKQEEVLEVDAVLAFLGLISNLGPIKHWGLQIEDDSIVVNTKMETNRPGIYAAGDIVTFPGKLKLIATGFGEAATAVNNAAAYINPRAKVFPGHSSTIMEQKEKKATPAGASAG, translated from the coding sequence ATGGACGATCTCTTCGACGTCACGATCATCGGCGCGGGGCCCACGGGCCTGTTCGCCGCCTACTACGCCGGCTTTCGCTCGCTCCGCACGAAGATCGTGGACAGTCAGCCCGACCTGGGCGGGCAGATCACCGCCCTCTACCCGGACAAGTACATCTACGACGTGGCCGGGTTCCCTAAGATCCTCGGCAAGGACCTGGTGCGCAACCTGGTGGAGCAGGCGATGCAGTACAACCCCGAGGTCCTCCTGAACGAGCAGATCCAGACGGTGGAGGACGTCGGGGACCGGGCGCTGGCGCTGCGGTCGGACGGCCGGGTCCACTACACCAAGGTGGCCATCATCACGGCGGGGATCGGGGCTTTCACCCCCAAGACCTTCAAGCGCCCGGAACTGGACCGGTACATGGGCAAGGGGCTCTACTACGCCGTCAAGAACAAGGAGGACTTCCGGGACAAGCGGCTGCTGGTCATCGGGGGCGGCGATTCGGCCCTCGACTGGGCCCTGGGCCTGATCCCCTACGCCCGGCAGATCACCCTGATCCACCGGCGGGACCAGTTCCGCGCCCACGAGGACAGCGTGCGCAAGCTGTTCGACTCCCCCATCACCGTGCGGCTCTTCTACGAGTTGAAGGAGCTGCGCGGGGACGACCAGGTGCGGGAGGCCGTCATCTTCGACAACCGGACGAAGCAGGAGGAGGTCCTGGAGGTCGACGCGGTGCTGGCCTTCCTCGGGTTGATCAGCAACCTGGGGCCGATCAAGCACTGGGGGCTGCAGATTGAGGACGACTCCATCGTGGTGAACACGAAGATGGAGACGAACCGGCCGGGGATCTACGCGGCCGGAGACATCGTCACCTTCCCGGGCAAGCTCAAGCTCATCGCCACGGGCTTTGGGGAGGCGGCCACGGCGGTGAACAACGCCGCCGCCTACATCAACCCGCGGGCGAAGGTCTTCCCCGGACACAGCAGCACGATCATGGAGCAGAAGGAGAAGAAGGCCACCCCGGCCGGGGCATCGGCGGGGTGA
- a CDS encoding dihydrolipoamide acetyltransferase family protein: MPVEVRMPQLGESTYEGTIGRWLKRPGDRVERFEPLVEIITDKVNVEMPSPIEGVLREILAQEGQTLPVGTPIALMDVPAGQEAAAAAAAAQAAGPAPGPAPGPAPAATPTAATPGVAPAPAAPGGPAPAAPSAPAAPPGAPAAAEAREAVGERPRLSPLVRRLAEEHGVPLTEVTRLQGSGAGGRVTKEDLLRYIEARRAAPATAPAAAAPAAAAPAGAAPAPIPPTPAPAAPAAVPGAPPPGVPAPVRPPVAGPQDRLIRLSPLRRTIAQRMAQSKREIPHAYGVIEVDVTELVRWREAHKAAWRERHGTNLTYTAFFVRAAADALRAFPVVNSVWTDEGILQRGHVHIGLGIAVEDGLVVAVIHDADQKSLAGLAREIEAVGRRAREGTLTLEDVQGATFTITNPGVFGSIWSMPVIVPGQAAILATDAIVKRPVVRQEAIAIRDIMHLGLSFDHRVFDGAVAMQFLNHIKARLEGFRAEGLVTDF, encoded by the coding sequence ATGCCGGTTGAGGTGAGGATGCCCCAGCTGGGGGAGTCCACCTACGAGGGGACGATCGGCCGGTGGCTGAAGCGCCCCGGTGACCGGGTGGAGCGCTTCGAGCCGCTGGTGGAGATCATCACCGACAAGGTCAACGTGGAGATGCCCTCGCCCATCGAGGGGGTGCTGCGGGAGATCCTGGCGCAGGAGGGGCAGACGCTCCCCGTGGGGACCCCCATCGCCCTGATGGACGTTCCGGCCGGCCAGGAAGCCGCCGCCGCTGCCGCGGCCGCTCAGGCGGCCGGCCCGGCACCCGGCCCGGCCCCCGGCCCGGCACCCGCTGCAACCCCGACGGCTGCCACCCCTGGCGTGGCTCCGGCCCCCGCAGCCCCCGGCGGACCCGCCCCGGCCGCCCCAAGCGCTCCTGCGGCTCCACCTGGCGCACCTGCCGCGGCGGAGGCACGCGAGGCCGTCGGCGAGCGTCCCCGGCTCTCCCCCCTGGTGCGCCGCCTGGCCGAGGAACACGGCGTCCCGCTGACCGAGGTGACGCGGCTCCAGGGCAGCGGCGCGGGCGGCCGGGTGACCAAGGAGGATCTGCTCCGCTACATCGAAGCCCGCCGTGCCGCGCCCGCTACCGCCCCAGCCGCGGCGGCGCCCGCTGCCGCCGCCCCCGCCGGGGCTGCGCCCGCTCCGATCCCGCCCACCCCTGCGCCGGCTGCGCCCGCAGCGGTCCCTGGCGCGCCGCCGCCGGGCGTCCCCGCGCCGGTCCGGCCACCGGTCGCCGGTCCCCAGGACCGCCTGATCCGGCTCTCGCCGCTGCGCCGGACCATCGCCCAGCGCATGGCCCAGTCCAAGCGGGAGATCCCCCACGCCTACGGCGTCATCGAGGTGGACGTCACCGAACTGGTGCGCTGGCGCGAGGCGCACAAGGCCGCCTGGCGCGAGCGCCACGGTACGAACCTCACCTACACCGCCTTTTTCGTCCGGGCCGCCGCCGACGCCCTGCGCGCGTTCCCCGTCGTGAACAGCGTGTGGACCGACGAGGGGATCCTCCAGCGCGGCCACGTCCACATCGGGCTCGGCATCGCCGTGGAGGACGGCCTGGTCGTGGCCGTGATCCACGACGCCGACCAGAAGAGCCTGGCCGGCCTCGCCCGCGAGATCGAGGCCGTCGGGCGGCGGGCGCGCGAGGGGACGTTGACGCTCGAGGACGTCCAGGGGGCCACCTTCACCATCACCAATCCGGGCGTCTTCGGGTCGATCTGGTCGATGCCGGTGATCGTGCCCGGCCAGGCCGCCATCCTGGCCACGGACGCGATCGTCAAGCGCCCCGTGGTGCGGCAGGAGGCCATCGCCATCCGGGACATCATGCACCTGGGGTTGTCCTTCGACCACCGTGTCTTCGATGGGGCGGTGGCCATGCAGTTCCTGAACCACATCAAGGCCCGGCTGGAGGGCTTCCGGGCAGAAGGGCTGGTCACCGACTTCTAG
- a CDS encoding RtcB family protein has translation METRTATPWTRILRKVDDYRWEIPTTYKPGMRVPGLVFADERLLRQIGEEQALEQVANVATLPGIVGWSLAMPDIHWGYGFPVGGVAAFDLDEGVISPGGIGFDIDCGVRLIRTNLTEADVRPHLEALVEELFRAVPAGVGGTGRVRLDGPRMDRALGRGAQWAVAEGFGWPEDVEVIEARGALEQADPDKVSPEAKKRGRAQVGTLGSGNHFLEVQVVDQVYDARAAEVLGLFPGQVVVFIHCGSRGLGHQVCTDYLRVAERAAERQYHIRLVDRQLACVPFRSREGQDYFAAMCAAANFAWANRQLITHWAREAFAKVFGRDARELGMDLVYDVAHNIAKVEPYEVDGRRVTVCVHRKGATRAFPPGHPEVPERYRAIGQPVLVPGDMGRYSFVMVGTETAMQRSFGSTCHGAGRVLGRRAAVRQLAGVDVAARLRAQGIVVRAQDRSLLAEEAPDAYKDVASVVEVCHAAGLSRRVTRQRPIGVVKG, from the coding sequence ATGGAGACGCGGACGGCCACACCCTGGACACGCATCCTGCGCAAGGTCGACGACTACCGCTGGGAGATCCCGACGACCTACAAGCCCGGGATGCGCGTGCCCGGGCTGGTCTTCGCCGACGAGCGCCTGCTGCGGCAGATCGGGGAGGAGCAGGCCCTGGAGCAGGTGGCCAACGTGGCCACGCTGCCCGGCATCGTCGGCTGGTCCCTGGCCATGCCGGACATCCACTGGGGCTACGGCTTCCCGGTGGGAGGGGTGGCGGCCTTCGACCTCGACGAGGGGGTGATCTCGCCGGGCGGCATCGGGTTCGACATCGACTGCGGGGTGCGGCTCATCCGCACCAACCTGACCGAGGCCGACGTGCGCCCGCACCTGGAGGCCCTGGTGGAGGAGCTCTTCCGCGCCGTGCCGGCGGGGGTGGGCGGGACCGGCCGGGTGCGCCTGGACGGCCCCCGCATGGACCGGGCGCTCGGGCGCGGGGCGCAGTGGGCGGTGGCGGAGGGGTTCGGCTGGCCCGAGGACGTGGAGGTGATCGAGGCCCGCGGGGCCCTCGAGCAGGCCGACCCGGACAAGGTCAGCCCCGAAGCGAAGAAGCGCGGCCGCGCCCAGGTGGGCACCCTCGGCTCGGGCAACCACTTCCTGGAGGTGCAGGTGGTCGACCAGGTCTACGACGCCCGGGCCGCCGAAGTCCTGGGCCTCTTCCCCGGCCAGGTGGTGGTCTTCATCCACTGCGGGTCGCGCGGGCTGGGGCACCAGGTCTGCACCGACTACCTGCGCGTGGCCGAGCGGGCCGCCGAGCGCCAGTACCACATCCGCCTGGTGGACCGGCAGCTGGCCTGTGTCCCCTTCCGCTCCCGGGAGGGGCAGGACTACTTCGCGGCCATGTGCGCCGCCGCCAACTTCGCCTGGGCCAACCGGCAGCTCATCACCCACTGGGCCCGCGAGGCCTTCGCCAAGGTGTTCGGGCGTGACGCCCGGGAGCTCGGCATGGACCTGGTGTACGACGTGGCCCACAACATCGCCAAGGTCGAGCCCTACGAGGTGGACGGCCGCCGGGTGACGGTGTGCGTCCACCGCAAGGGCGCCACGCGCGCCTTCCCGCCGGGGCACCCCGAGGTCCCGGAGCGCTACCGCGCCATCGGTCAGCCGGTGCTCGTGCCGGGCGACATGGGCCGCTACTCCTTCGTCATGGTGGGGACCGAGACGGCGATGCAGCGCTCCTTCGGCTCCACCTGCCACGGGGCGGGGCGGGTGCTGGGGCGGCGGGCGGCGGTGCGGCAGCTGGCCGGGGTGGACGTGGCCGCGCGGCTGCGGGCCCAGGGCATCGTCGTGCGGGCCCAGGACCGCTCGCTCCTGGCCGAGGAGGCCCCCGACGCCTACAAGGACGTGGCCAGCGTCGTGGAGGTCTGCCACGCCGCCGGGCTGAGCCGGCGGGTGACCCGGCAGCGCCCCATCGGCGTGGTGAAGGGGTGA
- a CDS encoding alcohol dehydrogenase catalytic domain-containing protein, giving the protein MALTLPTLTRAAVYHGEGDVRLETRPLRPPGPGEVLVRVRACGLCSGETMAWYMARKAPVPLGHEPVGEVAATGPGVELPEGTRVFVHHHAPCGACRACRRGDAVHCPTWRRTRLEPGGLADYTLVPPEIVAADLLPLPQEVDDERGVFVEPLACAVKSLRRAGLREGDRVAVVGLGVMGLLHVLAARALGAAVVAGLDVRPDRQETARALGGDIDKAVPGGGADVVVVTPPSVDAIATGMACTAPAGRLVLFAPLPPGATFPLAVHDLFFREVSVIPSYSAGPADTREALRLLAAGLPVERLVTHRLPLERAAEGYRLVASGDALKVVVRP; this is encoded by the coding sequence GTGGCCCTGACGCTGCCCACGCTCACGCGGGCCGCGGTCTACCACGGCGAGGGGGACGTCCGACTGGAGACGCGGCCGCTGCGACCTCCTGGGCCGGGTGAGGTCCTGGTGCGCGTCCGCGCCTGCGGGCTGTGCAGCGGCGAGACCATGGCCTGGTACATGGCGCGCAAGGCGCCGGTCCCGCTTGGCCACGAGCCGGTGGGCGAGGTGGCGGCGACAGGGCCGGGCGTCGAGCTCCCCGAAGGGACGCGGGTCTTCGTCCACCACCACGCGCCGTGCGGCGCGTGCCGGGCCTGCCGCCGCGGGGATGCCGTGCACTGCCCCACCTGGCGCCGGACCCGGCTGGAGCCCGGAGGGCTGGCCGACTATACCCTCGTCCCGCCTGAGATCGTCGCAGCCGACCTCCTGCCGCTGCCACAGGAGGTCGACGACGAGCGGGGGGTCTTCGTCGAACCGCTGGCCTGCGCGGTGAAGAGCCTGCGGCGGGCGGGATTGCGGGAGGGGGACCGCGTGGCCGTCGTGGGCCTGGGGGTGATGGGCCTCCTGCACGTGCTGGCGGCGCGGGCGTTGGGGGCGGCGGTGGTGGCGGGGCTGGACGTGCGCCCGGACCGCCAGGAGACGGCGCGCGCGCTCGGAGGCGACATCGACAAAGCGGTCCCGGGTGGGGGAGCCGACGTGGTCGTGGTGACCCCACCCAGCGTCGACGCCATCGCCACCGGGATGGCCTGCACGGCACCGGCGGGACGCCTCGTGCTCTTTGCCCCGCTCCCGCCCGGCGCCACCTTCCCCCTGGCGGTGCACGACCTCTTCTTCCGGGAGGTGTCGGTGATCCCCAGCTACTCCGCCGGGCCGGCCGACACCCGGGAGGCGCTGCGGCTGCTGGCGGCGGGGCTGCCCGTCGAGCGGCTGGTCACCCACCGGCTGCCGCTCGAGCGTGCGGCCGAGGGATACCGGCTGGTGGCGTCGGGCGACGCGCTGAAGGTGGTGGTGAGGCCGTGA
- the moeB gene encoding molybdopterin-synthase adenylyltransferase MoeB, which produces MAVETRRPILSREQIDRYSRQLILDEIGVAGQRRLLDSKVLVVGAGGLGSPSALYLAAAGVGTIGIIDGDRVELNNLHRQVIHRTADVGVPKTESAKRTLEALNPDVTVVPYQTTLTAENALEIIGSYDLVVNGSDNFPTRYLVNDACVFLRKPLVDASILRWEGQATTFLPGRGCYRCLFPTPPPPGTVPSCAEGGILGALAGFMGTLQAAEAVKVLLGVGETLGNRLFIFDALAMDFRLLRWARNPDCPVCGDRPTITALIDYEAFCGLPGRHAVAETDGEVPEVEPAEAVRLLEAGAQLIDVREPWEWAQARIPGAVLIPKGEVRQRLTEIDPNRPVVVHCASGARSADVVKVLRAAGYGNARNLRGGIIAWFNERLPVETAAERES; this is translated from the coding sequence ATGGCCGTAGAGACCCGGCGTCCTATCCTCTCCCGCGAGCAGATCGACCGCTACTCGCGCCAGCTCATCCTGGACGAGATCGGGGTGGCGGGGCAGCGCCGGCTGCTCGACAGCAAGGTCCTCGTCGTCGGCGCCGGGGGCCTGGGGAGTCCCTCCGCCCTCTACCTGGCCGCGGCCGGGGTCGGGACCATCGGGATCATCGACGGCGACCGGGTGGAGCTCAACAACCTCCACCGCCAGGTGATCCACCGCACCGCCGACGTGGGCGTCCCCAAGACCGAGTCGGCGAAGCGCACGCTCGAGGCGCTGAACCCCGACGTCACCGTGGTGCCGTACCAGACCACGCTCACCGCGGAGAACGCGCTCGAGATCATCGGGTCCTACGACCTGGTGGTGAATGGCAGCGACAACTTTCCCACCCGCTACCTGGTGAATGACGCCTGCGTCTTCCTGCGCAAGCCGCTGGTGGACGCGTCCATCCTGCGCTGGGAGGGGCAGGCCACCACCTTCCTGCCCGGCCGCGGGTGCTACCGCTGCCTCTTCCCCACGCCGCCGCCGCCGGGGACCGTGCCCTCGTGCGCGGAGGGCGGCATCCTGGGGGCGCTGGCCGGCTTCATGGGGACGCTGCAGGCCGCGGAGGCGGTGAAGGTCCTGCTGGGTGTGGGGGAGACGCTGGGCAACCGCCTCTTCATCTTCGACGCCCTGGCGATGGACTTCCGGCTGCTGCGCTGGGCCCGCAACCCCGACTGCCCCGTCTGCGGCGACCGGCCCACGATCACCGCGCTCATCGACTACGAGGCCTTCTGCGGCCTGCCCGGCCGCCACGCCGTCGCCGAGACCGACGGCGAGGTCCCCGAGGTGGAGCCGGCCGAGGCGGTGCGGCTGCTCGAGGCCGGGGCCCAGCTTATCGACGTCCGGGAGCCCTGGGAGTGGGCGCAGGCGCGCATCCCCGGCGCCGTGCTGATCCCCAAGGGGGAGGTCCGGCAGCGCCTCACCGAGATCGACCCCAACCGCCCGGTGGTGGTCCACTGCGCGTCCGGTGCCCGCAGCGCCGACGTGGTGAAGGTGCTGCGCGCGGCCGGCTACGGCAACGCCCGCAACCTGCGGGGCGGCATCATCGCCTGGTTCAACGAGCGCCTGCCCGTCGAGACGGCAGCTGAGAGGGAAAGCTGA
- a CDS encoding cupin domain-containing protein yields the protein MRFDPATFTWEGVPPQAYKPAREADLAWEGVTRHTLIGSAGEPARFHLRYFEVAPGGYSSLERHRHVHAVVVVRGRGVVRVGAERFEVRPLDVVYVPPGAPHQFLNPDPREPFGFFCPVDAERDAPQPVAGASRA from the coding sequence ATGCGCTTCGACCCGGCCACCTTCACCTGGGAGGGCGTCCCCCCGCAGGCCTACAAGCCGGCCCGGGAGGCGGACCTCGCCTGGGAGGGGGTGACGCGCCACACGCTCATCGGCAGCGCCGGCGAGCCGGCCCGCTTCCACCTGCGCTACTTCGAGGTGGCGCCGGGCGGGTACAGCAGCCTGGAGCGCCACCGGCACGTGCACGCCGTGGTCGTCGTGCGCGGGCGCGGCGTGGTGCGCGTGGGCGCGGAGCGCTTCGAGGTGCGGCCGCTGGACGTGGTCTACGTGCCGCCGGGGGCGCCCCACCAGTTCCTCAACCCGGACCCGCGCGAGCCCTTCGGGTTCTTCTGCCCGGTGGATGCCGAGCGGGACGCCCCGCAGCCCGTGGCCGGCGCCTCCCGCGCGTAA
- a CDS encoding alcohol dehydrogenase catalytic domain-containing protein, whose translation MAAAGVMRRAVLRAPRRLALEDGPLPAPGPGEVLVRVRAALTCGTDLKTYRRGHARLGPGPFGHEAAGDVVAVGPGVAQVRPGDAVMYVPTAGCGQCAACRRGAENHCPRLFQDIVLGAYAEHVLVTPPVAARHLFPKPPELRYTEAAFLEPLACVLHGWRRLGLLGRADGWAGNGGPSVAVVGSGAIAFLFLLTGLRLGLRPAVVARRRDRLELVAALGGLPVDVSGGEGGAHGRGEAAGLGKAHRRGAPGASGSETVRRHLEGALGEAPDVVVEATGSAAVWTAAPAWVRSGGSVLLFGGLAPGARATFDAARLHYGEVDLVSAFHYTSDDVAEARRWLAERRINVGPLVTAVRPLGEIVEVFQELDRGAHLKVAIVPDGAAPLAGEPPWP comes from the coding sequence GTGGCAGCCGCCGGGGTGATGCGCCGGGCCGTCCTGCGCGCCCCCCGGCGGCTCGCCCTGGAAGACGGTCCCCTCCCGGCGCCCGGGCCCGGCGAGGTGCTGGTGCGCGTCCGCGCCGCGCTCACCTGCGGCACGGACCTGAAGACCTACCGGCGAGGGCACGCCCGCCTGGGGCCCGGGCCGTTCGGCCATGAGGCCGCTGGCGACGTCGTCGCCGTGGGCCCGGGCGTGGCGCAGGTGAGGCCCGGTGACGCGGTGATGTACGTGCCCACCGCGGGGTGCGGCCAGTGCGCGGCGTGCCGGCGCGGCGCCGAGAACCACTGTCCCCGCCTCTTTCAGGACATCGTGCTGGGCGCCTACGCCGAGCACGTGCTGGTGACGCCTCCGGTGGCGGCGCGGCACCTCTTCCCCAAGCCCCCGGAGCTGCGGTACACGGAGGCGGCCTTCCTGGAGCCGCTGGCGTGCGTGCTGCACGGCTGGCGGCGCCTGGGCCTGCTGGGGCGAGCTGACGGGTGGGCAGGCAATGGCGGGCCGTCCGTCGCCGTGGTGGGGTCGGGGGCCATCGCCTTCCTCTTCCTGCTCACGGGCCTGCGGTTGGGGCTGCGCCCGGCGGTGGTGGCGCGGCGGCGCGACCGGCTGGAGCTCGTGGCGGCGCTGGGGGGGCTGCCCGTCGACGTCTCGGGCGGCGAGGGCGGCGCGCATGGCCGGGGCGAGGCTGCAGGGCTCGGGAAAGCGCACCGGCGCGGGGCCCCAGGAGCTTCTGGATCCGAGACGGTGCGGCGCCATCTGGAGGGGGCGCTGGGCGAGGCCCCGGACGTGGTGGTGGAAGCCACCGGCAGCGCAGCGGTGTGGACGGCGGCGCCCGCGTGGGTGCGCAGCGGCGGGAGCGTCCTCCTCTTCGGAGGGCTGGCGCCCGGGGCCCGTGCCACCTTCGACGCCGCCCGCCTCCACTACGGCGAGGTGGACCTGGTCAGCGCCTTCCACTACACCTCGGATGACGTGGCCGAGGCGCGGCGGTGGCTGGCGGAGCGGCGCATCAACGTGGGCCCGCTCGTCACGGCGGTACGGCCGCTCGGGGAGATCGTGGAGGTCTTCCAAGAGCTGGACCGCGGGGCCCACCTGAAGGTGGCGATCGTCCCGGACGGGGCCGCTCCGCTCGCGGGAGAGCCCCCGTGGCCCTGA
- the lipA gene encoding lipoyl synthase translates to MAIARDGSAVPDAQTSERPLYTLDPQGRAVPLRRPPWLKVRLPSGPNYQALVGIMRTQALHTVCEEARCPNIGDCWERRTATFLILGNICTRNCAYCAIAHGLPSELDLEEPERVARAVQQMGLRHAVITSVNRDDLRDGGAAIYAETIRRIHAYVPGCTVEVLIPDFKGDPAALHTVLEAGPEILNHNIESVRRVFAIVRHGGNYDRSLRLLRWVKEWGYTCFTKSGIILGMGETWEEVLQTMDDLRAVDCDVLTLGQYLRPGPGYHPIDRYYTPEEFAALKAEGLRRGFRYVEAGPLVRSSYHADEQAQAVLAYRSRRPATSA, encoded by the coding sequence ATGGCGATCGCTCGCGACGGCTCCGCCGTGCCCGACGCGCAGACGTCGGAGCGCCCCCTCTACACCCTCGACCCGCAGGGGCGCGCCGTGCCGCTGCGGCGTCCTCCCTGGCTCAAGGTGCGCCTCCCCAGCGGGCCCAACTACCAGGCGCTCGTGGGGATCATGCGCACCCAGGCCCTCCACACGGTCTGCGAGGAGGCCCGCTGTCCCAACATCGGCGACTGCTGGGAGCGCCGCACCGCCACCTTCCTCATCCTGGGGAACATCTGCACGCGCAACTGCGCCTACTGCGCCATCGCCCACGGCCTGCCCAGCGAGCTGGACCTGGAGGAGCCCGAGCGGGTGGCGCGCGCCGTCCAGCAAATGGGCCTCCGCCACGCGGTGATCACCTCCGTGAACCGCGACGACCTGCGCGACGGAGGCGCGGCGATCTACGCGGAGACGATCCGGCGCATCCACGCCTACGTGCCCGGGTGCACCGTGGAGGTGCTCATCCCCGACTTCAAGGGCGATCCCGCCGCGCTCCACACTGTGCTGGAGGCCGGCCCCGAGATCCTCAACCACAACATCGAGAGCGTGCGGCGCGTCTTCGCCATTGTCCGCCACGGCGGCAACTACGACCGCTCGCTCCGGCTGCTGCGGTGGGTCAAGGAGTGGGGCTACACCTGCTTCACCAAGAGCGGGATCATCCTGGGCATGGGCGAGACCTGGGAGGAGGTCCTGCAGACGATGGACGACCTGCGTGCCGTCGACTGCGACGTCCTCACCCTCGGCCAGTACCTGCGCCCTGGCCCGGGCTACCACCCCATCGACCGGTACTACACCCCGGAGGAGTTCGCCGCCCTCAAGGCGGAGGGACTGCGGCGGGGCTTCCGGTACGTGGAGGCCGGTCCGCTCGTCCGCTCCTCATACCATGCCGACGAGCAGGCCCAGGCCGTCCTGGCGTACCGGAGCAGGCGCCCCGCCACCTCGGCGTAG
- a CDS encoding NifU family protein, with amino-acid sequence MTGAAPATGAGTRERVEAVLEMIRPYVQADGGDIELVDIVEDIVQIRLAGACVGCMYSMMTLQAGIERMLKEQVSEIKAVEAIPF; translated from the coding sequence GTGACCGGGGCTGCGCCGGCCACCGGGGCGGGGACGCGGGAGCGCGTCGAGGCCGTCCTGGAGATGATCCGGCCCTACGTCCAGGCGGACGGCGGGGACATCGAGCTGGTCGACATCGTCGAGGACATCGTCCAGATCCGCCTGGCCGGCGCCTGCGTGGGCTGCATGTACTCGATGATGACCCTGCAGGCGGGCATCGAGCGCATGCTCAAGGAACAGGTTTCGGAGATCAAGGCGGTCGAGGCCATCCCGTTCTAG
- a CDS encoding alpha-ketoacid dehydrogenase subunit beta, whose protein sequence is MPELRYVDALNQAHHEEMARDERVVVLGEDVGRKGGVFGVTMGLYERFGEDRVIDSPLAESSIAGVAIGMAANGLLPIAEFQFADFIHPAFNQIVSEAARMRYRSNNGYGCPVVFRAPYGGSHGTALYHSQSVEAFYAHVPGLKVVAPYTPADAKGMLKAAVRDPDPVLFLEHKRMYRIVRGEVPEGDYVVPLGPAAVRRQGRDLSVFAFGWMLHEALAAAEEVAAEGIEAEVVDLRCLRPLDRETILASVAKTSRALIVYEDNRFMGIGAEIAALIAEEAFESLDAPVMRLGGPDVPGIPFSKPLEEWFTIDRAKIAAAMRRLAAY, encoded by the coding sequence GTGCCCGAGCTGCGTTACGTCGATGCCCTGAACCAGGCCCACCACGAGGAGATGGCCCGGGACGAGCGGGTCGTCGTCCTGGGCGAGGACGTCGGGCGCAAGGGCGGCGTCTTCGGCGTCACCATGGGGCTGTACGAGCGGTTCGGCGAGGACCGCGTGATCGACTCGCCGCTGGCGGAGTCCTCCATCGCCGGGGTGGCCATCGGCATGGCCGCCAACGGGTTGCTCCCCATCGCCGAGTTCCAGTTCGCCGACTTCATCCACCCGGCGTTCAACCAGATCGTCAGCGAGGCGGCGCGCATGCGCTACCGCTCCAACAACGGCTACGGCTGCCCGGTGGTCTTCCGCGCGCCCTACGGCGGCTCCCACGGCACCGCGCTCTACCACTCCCAGTCGGTGGAGGCCTTCTACGCGCACGTGCCGGGGCTGAAGGTGGTGGCTCCCTACACCCCGGCCGACGCCAAGGGGATGCTGAAGGCGGCCGTGCGCGACCCCGACCCGGTCCTCTTCCTGGAACACAAGCGGATGTACCGGATCGTCCGCGGCGAGGTGCCGGAGGGGGACTACGTCGTGCCCCTCGGCCCCGCGGCGGTCCGGCGGCAGGGTCGCGACCTGTCCGTCTTCGCCTTCGGCTGGATGCTGCACGAGGCGCTGGCCGCCGCCGAGGAGGTGGCCGCCGAGGGGATCGAGGCCGAGGTGGTCGACCTGCGGTGTCTGCGCCCGCTCGATCGGGAGACAATCCTCGCCTCCGTGGCCAAGACCAGCCGCGCCCTGATCGTCTACGAGGACAACCGCTTCATGGGCATCGGCGCGGAGATCGCCGCCCTCATCGCCGAGGAGGCGTTCGAGTCGCTGGACGCCCCGGTGATGCGGCTGGGCGGTCCCGACGTGCCCGGCATCCCCTTCTCCAAGCCGCTGGAGGAGTGGTTCACCATCGACCGGGCCAAGATCGCCGCCGCCATGCGCCGCCTGGCCGCGTACTAG